From the Mobula birostris isolate sMobBir1 chromosome 22, sMobBir1.hap1, whole genome shotgun sequence genome, the window TACTGTACACATAGATTTAttttatgtacataaagtgacactagttTCAGGAATGCCTGTAGAtaaggtgattctgacaggaaatgataatgtgGTGGATGGGggttgtggtggggtgggttattGGGtgcaggtgttgatcagtctcccctcccctcctccgacctttcaaatctactcctcagctttttttctacattccgcctgaaacatcgactgtttactcttttccatagatgctgcctggcctgctgagttcctccagcattttgtttgtgttgctcggatttccagcatctgcagattttctcttgtttgtgttgatCTGTCTTACTGCTCGGAGATTGTAACTCTTTTTGAGTCTGCTGggtctggtgtggatgctacatagcctcctccctgatgggaatgggacaaacagtccatgagcagcaGACTGGGTAGATCCTTCAGGATATTGCTTGcatttttctggcacctttctgtatgtactgtatgtccttgatggcaggtaggctggtgtcaGTGACGCGTTGGGCAATTTTGACTACCAATTTTAGAGCCTTCCTGTTCGCCACAGTGCATTTTCTGTaccgtgcagtgatgcagcttgtcaggatgccctctactgtgcacctgtagaaagatgtgagtattgatgtgcagaatgtagaggcattggtgagctttctgacTGTGTAGGTTGTGCAAGATGTTTGCTCCCAGGAGTTTACAtctgctcgcagtttccactgctgtgctgctgatgtaGAGAGGAGTGTGAAAGGTGCTAGctttcctgaagttgataacaatCTTCTTTGTCTTGTAGACAAATGAATCAATTGTTTTAAAGTTATAGTTTGGATATAAAAGGACGCAGCCTGTTTCCCAATGGttgggagtctaaaactagagggcacaggtttaaggtgagagggggaaagatttgaaagggACTTGGGGTGCAACTTTTTCACACATagggtggtggatgtatggaatgagctaccaaagGAAGCTATTGAGATGATACAATACATTTAGATAAGTacctggataggaaaggttcagagaaaAATGGGCCCAACGTaggcaagtgggactagcttggatggacagcttggttggcatggacgagttgggctgagggtctgtttctgtgctgtgtaattTTTATTTACTTCCTGTTCTCCCGCTGGCAtctggggcagcaatgaaggtcctccatcactAGCGGTGTTCGGGCTTCCTTCATCACACCAGTAGCATCCTCTCATTTTTtaccactgtcagtcatgcaagtcctgggtagagactcaggaatactgttacactcagatgtagaaggattcttcattgctgtttccttaacaatttgttttaccagtcaggattgttagtaCTGAGCTGGATGTGCTGTGTAAATCTATAAATTTAATGAGGCCACTGAGAtacttattttgttttctttctacAGTTTTTCCCCCATCTGGTCACAAGAGCAGGTTAAGGTTGTTAACAAGACGGCAGTATCAATGGTCAGACTCCTGGATTATGAAAGACAGGGTTAAATTTGAGCCTGCGTTCTAAATCCAGCTCTTCGACCATGGGTGGCATCCCAACAGCACTGAGTCATGTTGTTCAGGAACAAATATGCTTGGAGCTTTTGCTTGTGAGAAGATTGTTGCATCACTGTTACCATGGTAACTGGGAGGCGGCGCAGTCTTCCATAACCACAGAGGCAGGAGAGACTGGTGATTGGATGGAACTGGCATGACGGCATGGTGCAATGTATTGGTACCTCCAGCAGGTGGTGTTGGCCACTGTGGTTCCAGATGTGCTGTTTATATTTTCCAGCCTGTAACTAAGACAGGAGTATTTGTGGTTTGTGATCATTTTGTGATGTGTCGGGTATTTCAGGTGCCAGTGTGGGAAAACTGGCCCGAATCTTACCCTGAAAGTGGCAGGTAATATTCTGTGTTACTCTTTGTGGTCTGGCCTCTATGTTTCTGGTGTTCATTGTCTGAGTTAGTCTTTTACTTGTCATCTAATCATGGACTATGTGTTTATGCTGAGGAAGCTGATGATCAAAGCTGTCATTCCACCATGATGTCAGATAGTTTCTAATCGATCATTACACAAGCAAAGACCATGCAGGAACagtgagcaacacacaaactTAACAGACACAGAAAGCTCCAGTGGAGGAAAGGCAGAGGGGATTCCAAATGGAGGACAATTAGATATGAAATAATTATTGAACGCGGCTGTTATTGAAGACAATAATAAACATCAAAAGGATTTTGATTGCTACTCAGAAAGGAATTATGTGAAAATAAATGTTTAATGACCGGGAAATGAAGCTGAAGTGGAAATCTAAATGATCCTCGGAACAGCTTATCCTTGTCATGCTCAATGGGCTAGGTGCCTTCCTTTGTGCAGTATGATTGTTTGAAAGTAAGGAGCATCATGTCCATCACACAGACAGAGTACTAATTAGTAAATCTTCCTTTACTGCTGCCTGCTTGGATTATAGCTGGTTTATAGAACTTGCCCTTTGTCTAATCACTGACTTGCATAGACGACCCCGCCGATGAGACCGTTTGTGCAGGGCACATCCCATTGAGCTGAGGAAAACAAAACACCTCTCTCCTACCTCCTCACCCCAACATCTCCTACTCCCACCATCGTAATGAAAAACCAGTAAAATCCAAATGATTTTCTCTCAGTTTATTGACTATGACTGGGAATTAAACTGAGAAGTGCATCAGCCATTGTCAATCAGTTTAATTCCCATTCAGGGAGTGTCAGTGGGACTGATTGCCATGAGCAGAAATGGAATTAATCACGGATGGGTACATGATTAATCAAAGCCGGGAATGGGTTAACTATGGATGGTATTGTGATTGTTTGCAGTTGGAAGTGAATTAATTAAACACAGTTGGGAATAGAATTAACCAAGGCTGTGATTGGAATAGGAATCACCATGCCACGGACTGGGATTGACTACGTCTGAGAATGGGATGATTATCGCTACTTATGGGTTTGGTTATGGCTGAGAATTGGTTATGACTGGAAACTGAATGATTGATTGTGGTCTTGAATAGGATTGACTATGCTATGAATATGACTTTTAACCATAACTGGGAATGGCATATTTTGGTCATACATGGCAATAGGGTTGACCATGACAGTGATGAGCTGATTGGCCAAGCTTTGGAAGGGGCAGTGTGATATGGGTTGGTTTCAGTTCAATGACTGCTGGCTCCTGTGTATAGAAATAGTCAAAAATTGTTTGCACTCAACATTAAATCATCTGACCTTCAGTTTAATATTTTATGATGTGTCTTATATCTAAAGGTCTCCCACTTTTACTCCACTCCTTGAAATTCCCCGCTCTTTCCATTTCAGGCTGTTAATGGCGAGCTGGTCGAATGACAGCCGGGACTGTAGTCATCACTGGAGGAATATTGGCTACGATTATCCTTCTCTGTATAATAATCGTGTTGTGTTATTGCCGCCTGCAGGTCAGTGTCAGAGAAACTTACTAAGCCAAAGtacagccataagaccataagatataggagcagaattagaccattcagcccatcaagtctgctctgccattccatcatggctgatcctggatcccactcaaccccataccaatgccttctcgctatatcctttgatgccctgaccagtcagtaaactatcaacttccgctttaaatatacccatgaactTGGCCTTCATagtctgcggcagagcattccacagattcactactctctagctaaaataaattcctccttacctctgttctaaaaggttgccatCTTAAAAGTGTTTTTGATTTAGGGTAAATGTCAGGCGAAGTTTACCCTCTGCAAGGAGCAGTGTTTATGGGAATGATACACACACTGGAAAATCTGGAACtgtaacttaaaatgttttcctAAGTGTGAGTAAATCCTGcccctaagaatcttctccaggaATTTCCTACCACTAAGGCTCACTGCTCTCTGATTTCCTTGTCCCCATCGCTGGTCCAACTGATCCATGTCATCAGAGAAGAGTTGCAGCAGTCAAAAGGAAAAAGAATATACTCAATCTCTTCCCTGCACCCCACCTTGTTAAGCATTCAGTGCTCTGTAAATTTTActgtttgtgtttttatttagTATTATTGCTGTAAGCGAGAGGaatgggatggagatgaggaggagcctGATTTTGCAGTCCACCCACATTTGCCGGCTGCCTACTACAACTACAGTGCTGGAAATGGATTTCACTTTGGCTCTGTAGCTTACCCCCAAGATCACTTCCAGTCCAGACCTTTCTGTTCCAACTGCAAGCCACTCTTCTATGTACATCAGATTGAAGAGATTCGGAATGGGGGTGAGAACATGAGCTACACctctgtcagtgaggaggatttAGAAATGCTGACGAATCCCCAGGAACTGCCCTTAGGCAGGGCCAAGATGGCCAGAGACATTTTTAGTAGAAGTCGGAGTATCAGCACTGATGTGTAAAGAGGTTTGTTATTTATGGTTTTTCTACCACAGCTGCTTTATAGAACAAAATTAGACCATTAGTTTGTACATTTCATGAGAAAATGGATGGAAACAATGAATGCAACTCCAAAAGTATCAGTAAGATTCTTGCAATCccaaacaagaaagaaccaattACTCACATTACAAAAAGAATCATCCAGATATAAAAAAATGTAATTTAAACAAAAAGTTATTgatgtatttatatatttattttctaATGAAGGAGATTCATTTGATGAAGTGTGAATTTTGAAACTGATAAATGGACTGGATAAATTGCGGTGATTTTTCTTATTACTTTTGATGGCTGCTAATCTTGTTATATGTTATTCAGTACGTCTGATCTAATTATGTGACAGGAGGTAGTACATGGCTGATGATGTATTTGTGACACTGATTAATTCAACATTGTATAGGAACATTATTGTTCAAGGCACATAAATAAACCAGAAAATTTGTAAATCAAAAGTACATTACCATTCAGCACTTTATCAGTGATAGATTCATAATAAATTCACTTGTTCTCTTAGTTTACAATCTCTCTGCAGGAATTTGAAAGAAATTTTGTTGGGGAAATCTGGAAAAGGAGCAGTAATAGCAAGAAGGCATTCTGCAAAATAACAAGAAAATTACTGTCTAGTTCAAATTTaaacttatttttatttatatgtACACCTGAAATAATTTGGCCACTCAGGGTTCTCTTCACACTAgtgcaaggaaattatagacattCAGCTGCCTCTGTCAATCTAAGTTTCAGTGCCCAAAGGGAATATTTCCACTGGTGTTGAGTGGTTTTAGTATATATTGCAATAGAAGCTGGAACATTGGAACCTGATGTCCATGTGTGTTAAAAtggatttttccactgagtcaCAGTATACTGCTATAAGCAATGTGTAAGAAGGTAGGAACTGTGTTCCATGATATTTTATTCAGGATATTAGCTGGACCTGCCACTGCCTAGGCATCATATGTGTGCATGCCATTCTGCGTCCTCCTCTCAGCTCTTGTGTGTAAATCATGTGGCTGTCTAAATTCCACTATTATATTTgcttccatcacacacacaaaaccatgctgactattcctgatcaggtCCTGACTATCCAAGTGATGGTAGATCTTGTCCCTCAGGATTCCTTCTAGTAACTTCACTGCAACTGAAGTCAGGATCATCGACCTGTAATTCCCTTCCTGTCTTTTTTTGAACACTAGTCACCCTCCACTCTTCTGGAACTTTGCCAGTGGCTAATATTGAAGCAACCATCTATACTAGAGCTTCTGTTCTCTGGCTTTCCATAAGGTGTAGGGATGCACTTGGTCAGGCACTGGAGATTTGCCCACTTTAAAGCCCTTCAAGGCTGCAAATACTTTCTTTCTCATAATTCTATGCTCTAAGACTTCACTACCTAGTACTCTCCTTTCTTCAACATCCTTGATAATCTCAGTAAATACAGGAGAAATAGATATTAAAAACCTCAATCATCTCCTGTGGCTCTACACACAAGTGGTCCTGATGGTCTTTAAGAGGACCTAATCTCTCCATAGACATCTTTTTACTCTTAATTGAATTTAAGAACCTCTTGGGATTATTGTTAAACCTGCCAGTCAAATCCATATCATACCCTCTTTTTGTCATCCTGATTTCTCTCATAAGCAGGGTCTAAATCTTCTATATTAATTGAAGGATTCATTCCTACCCAACTGCCAAAATGTGATGtatgtttccttttttttttcccttactaGAGCCTCAATACTGTATCTCTCATTAGCCAGGGTTCCCTGAACTTGGTGCTACCCTTCACCCGAACAGGAATATGCTCCCTTGGACTCTTGATATGGCCCTCCAACTTGCTGTTCCTTTTCCTTTAAATAGAGTCTCCTACTTGACTCCAGATGGATCCTGCCTAATGCCTTCAAAGTTGGCCCTGTCCAGCTCAGGACTGTGGACTTAGGGTCATAGAgcacttctagtccatgccaaactattattctgcctagaccatcaacctgcatctggaacatagccttccatacccctcccatccatgtacttatccaaatttctcttaactgttgaaatcaaacttgtaCCTGGCTCTTTTGCTGGCAGCTCCATCTTTTCCCtaactattttaaaactaataGATTCATGGTCATTGGACCCAAAGTGATGCTCCCTCAACTGCCATTTCAATTACTTAGCCCACATTGTTCCCCAAAAGGAGGCCCAGTATCCTCTGGCGCCAGATATAATGTATGTATGTGcctgaggaagggaaatgcattTGTTTGGGAAAAACCCTAATCCTCAAGCAATTGATATGGGCATGCAATATGAAGTGTACGCCATGTGGGACAGCTATCAAGAAGAGAATCTGATGCTTTCAATGATCTCAACAATGTATTGAGGGCACTAAACTTAATATGGGAAGTACACCTATATCTCCAGGGTTTCAATCCTAGCATTAATCTCCATTACAACCTCCTCTGTTAACTAACTTGGATCTAGGGAACTTGACTACAATGAGATGACCTCTCTCCTCCTTATCTACCAAAGAGTCCAGCTGTGATGAAAAAGGATGACCTCCCTTTTAACTTGTTCTGAACTTAATAAACATGTGAAATTGTGAAAAGAGCATTTATCTTTAAGAGGTGCAGTACTACTTTGATTTGAACTACTGCTAGCCACTTATAGAATTGCACCTTGTGGATACATGCTAACTATAGTTTGTAATGGGTAGATGCTGAAATCAGGATAACGAGGTGAGAGAATAAATCTTATATGCTTTCTGCACCGAGTTAAGCAGGTTTGGGTAAATGCATTGTAATTCCTGCAAACattttccaaacttctcttcaacatgACCAAGTTGGAACAATGCAATATTCATATTGCCATGAATACCAGGCAATAAGTGATAGAGGAAAGGCAGGAGCGATGATTTTATTTCTGACTTTTGTAGTGTCTTAGTTGAAAGTATTTATTCTGAAATGATAATGACTGCAAGGTGTCTAAAATATCGCagaaatttaaaatttttacCCTATGGTCAAAGGAGCCATCTTTTACCCTAGGGTTAAGATACTTATGCTCAAACTATTTTTGGCAAAGAGGGTCATTGATTCCTAATAGAAATTATTAACAGCAATTATACTCTACCATCTACAAAAAGCAAGTCTTAATTAATGAAGGTGTGCAGG encodes:
- the LOC140186163 gene encoding protein FAM163B-like, which produces MTAGTVVITGGILATIILLCIIIVLCYCRLQYYCCKREEWDGDEEEPDFAVHPHLPAAYYNYSAGNGFHFGSVAYPQDHFQSRPFCSNCKPLFYVHQIEEIRNGGENMSYTSVSEEDLEMLTNPQELPLGRAKMARDIFSRSRSISTDV